Below is a window of Pseudomonadota bacterium DNA.
CCCCGTCGCCCCCCGGGGACCACTGACATGCCGAGCGCGTGGTCACCTGCGGCCAGGGAGTGTCGTCAAAATACTCCCGTCGCTCCCGAGGCCCTCGAAATCGTGGGGTCTCCCGCCGCTCCTCAACGATGCACCACATCGCCTCGTCACGGCGAAGACTCCCACGATTCCGATCATCCTCGAGCTCTCGGTCCGATCTTGATGACACTGCCTCGCGCACGTCGCGCCATGCTCTGCAGCGCCGGCAGATGCATGCTCAGCAGCCTGATCGCGGCGTGCTCGGGAGCCTCGGCCCCGGCCCTCAAGGGCAGCGCGTCCGACAACGGCGGCGCAGCGCATGCAGCCGCCGTATCGGTGCCCGAGTCGGAACGCTGGCGAAAGAAGCAACCGGCTCCGGGACAGCCGCCTGCCATCGTCCCGCCAAAGTTCAGCCAGGCGAAGTTGCTGAACGGGCTCACCGTAGTGGTCAGCGAAAACCCGCAGCTTCCGACCGTCACCGTGAGCGTGGTAATGCGTGCGGGGAGCGCCGCCGAACCAAGAAGCAAGGCCGGCCTGGCAGACTTGAGCTACGAGCTGCTACTCGAGGGCGCGGGCGAACGCAACGCGGACGAGCTGGCCGAGGCGTTCGCGGACCTGGGTACCACAACCTCGGTCAAGTCGGGAGCGGATGGCGCCCGGATCTCTGCTGCGGTACTGAGCAGCAATCTGCAGGGCGCGATCGCACTGCTAGCCGATGTCGTACAGCGCCCTCGCATGCGGGAGGCGAACTTTCAGCGCCGCAAGTCGTCGCAGCTTGCCAACCTCGCCCAGCTGAGCGGACACCCCCGATACCTGGCCGACCTCGCGTTTGCGCCGCTCGTGTTCGGCGGGCCGCATCCGTACGGCCACCTCGGCAAGGGTACGATCCACAGCGTCAAAGCACTACGGCTGCAGGACGCCAAAGCGTTCTACAAGCGCCATGTCGGCCCGA
It encodes the following:
- a CDS encoding insulinase family protein, which translates into the protein MTLPRARRAMLCSAGRCMLSSLIAACSGASAPALKGSASDNGGAAHAAAVSVPESERWRKKQPAPGQPPAIVPPKFSQAKLLNGLTVVVSENPQLPTVTVSVVMRAGSAAEPRSKAGLADLSYELLLEGAGERNADELAEAFADLGTTTSVKSGADGARISAAVLSSNLQGAIALLADVVQRPRMREANFQRRKSSQLANLAQLSGHPRYLADLAFAPLVFGGPHPYGHLGKGTIHSVKALRLQDAKAFYKRHVGPKNTALVFAGDVSLETATNLAQEHFANWRHPVKAVRAPKRAPVRKRSSIILVPKTGLSQSVIVAGRPAVPSGHPDEWALRLANAVYGGLFGSRLNMNLREDKGYTYGARSRVEARRGTGPLVISTAVRADVTAPSVKELFNELEALVSRPITESEMQAAREATMRSLPGQFETNAGLAAAAARLYLGDLPLDRYQRMLAAYRDMNLQTVRSAARRYFTPSKIQLVLVGDPASIKKPVSALGIGRLVSEAGP